A part of Bacteroidales bacterium genomic DNA contains:
- the hcp gene encoding hydroxylamine reductase, whose protein sequence is MFCYQCQEAAKGIGCTTQGVCGKDSELAILMDALIYSVKGLSNILYHLNKLDVPTQIYDEFILESLFKTVTNVNFDPQSIINSIYRSFELKKTALNKLQDVDPSFSLEQLPASSFWIATSDEEILKIGQLHGVNTDYDEDHRSLRETLMYGVKGMAAYAYHALHLGKSDKEIFHFIHRVFTSLEKNNLSNDELLTLILECGEKGVRTMALLDEAHTNRYGHPEVTTVSLGVRNRPGILVSGHDLIDLEELLEQSKDAGIDIYTHGEMLPAHYYPFFKKYTHFAGNYGNSWWQQREEFEKFNGPILFTTNCIVPPFENASYKDRIYTTGATGLPNATYIPNRKDGKSKDFSQIIRHAQQCQPPLQLEEGQIVGGFAHHQVLSLADKVLAAVNSGKIKKFVVMAGCDGRHKERQYYTEFAQKLPPDTVILTAGCAKYRYIKLPLGNIDGIPRVLDAGQCNDSYSLAAVALKLKEVLGLDDINKLPIVYNIAWYEQKAVIVLLALLYLGVKNIHLGPTLPAFLSPNVLKILQEKFQINTTSTVEEDLKKFELV, encoded by the coding sequence ATGTTTTGTTATCAATGTCAAGAAGCAGCCAAGGGGATTGGTTGTACTACCCAAGGAGTATGTGGAAAAGACTCTGAATTGGCGATACTTATGGATGCTCTAATCTATTCTGTTAAAGGGCTAAGCAATATCCTTTACCATCTCAACAAACTTGATGTTCCCACTCAAATATACGATGAATTCATTTTAGAGTCGTTGTTTAAAACAGTAACTAACGTCAATTTTGATCCTCAGTCAATTATAAATTCTATTTATCGTTCATTTGAGTTGAAAAAGACAGCTTTGAACAAATTACAAGATGTCGATCCTTCTTTTTCACTTGAACAACTACCTGCTTCTTCGTTTTGGATTGCCACGTCAGATGAAGAAATTTTGAAAATTGGACAATTACATGGTGTTAACACAGATTATGATGAAGATCATCGATCATTAAGGGAAACTCTCATGTATGGAGTCAAAGGAATGGCGGCTTATGCATATCATGCTTTACACTTAGGAAAAAGCGATAAGGAAATTTTTCATTTCATACATCGCGTTTTTACATCGCTAGAAAAAAATAATCTTTCAAACGATGAACTACTTACTCTAATTTTAGAATGTGGTGAGAAAGGGGTTCGCACGATGGCTTTGCTTGACGAGGCTCACACGAACCGATATGGCCATCCTGAAGTCACTACGGTTTCATTAGGTGTGAGAAATCGTCCTGGAATTTTAGTTTCCGGACATGATCTGATCGATCTAGAAGAACTACTTGAGCAAAGCAAAGATGCTGGTATTGATATATACACTCATGGCGAAATGTTACCAGCTCATTATTATCCCTTTTTTAAAAAATATACCCATTTTGCTGGAAATTACGGTAATTCATGGTGGCAACAACGTGAAGAATTTGAAAAATTCAACGGACCTATTCTTTTCACTACCAATTGCATTGTTCCTCCTTTTGAAAATGCTAGTTACAAAGATCGCATATATACTACAGGTGCAACCGGATTACCAAACGCTACATACATCCCGAACAGAAAAGATGGTAAATCTAAAGACTTTAGTCAAATTATCAGGCATGCACAACAATGCCAACCACCATTACAACTCGAAGAAGGTCAGATCGTAGGTGGTTTTGCTCACCATCAAGTCTTATCGTTAGCCGATAAAGTTCTCGCAGCCGTAAATTCAGGGAAAATTAAAAAATTTGTTGTGATGGCTGGTTGTGACGGACGCCATAAAGAACGACAATACTATACAGAATTTGCACAAAAACTTCCCCCTGATACCGTGATTCTAACCGCAGGTTGTGCTAAATATCGTTATATTAAACTTCCTCTCGGTAACATTGACGGAATTCCACGTGTATTGGATGCCGGACAATGCAACGATTCCTATTCGCTTGCAGCTGTTGCTCTAAAACTAAAAGAAGTCCTGGGTCTCGACGATATCAACAAACTCCCCATCGTTTATAATATTGCATGGTACGAACAAAAAGCTGTTATCGTATTGTTGGCACTTCTGTATTTAGGAGTGAAAAACATTCACCTTGGTCCCACCTTACCTGCTTTCTTGAGCCCAAACGTTCTCAAAATCCTCCAAGAAAAATTTCAAATTAACACCACTAGCACAGTCGAAGAAGACCTTAAAAAATTCGAACTAGTATAA